In Lactuca sativa cultivar Salinas chromosome 5, Lsat_Salinas_v11, whole genome shotgun sequence, the DNA window atatatatatatatatatatatatatatatatatatatatatatatatatatacactactagaaaaaggttAATAGAGTACGGTTGAAATTATGAATATAGTACGTACATAGAGGGCGTATTAGTAGAGGGGTGTATTAGATTACATGCCTAATAGAGTACGGCTATTTAGCCGTACTATATGTATCCTATCTACTTTTTACAGCCATCACATACAATCATCTAATACGGCATATATACACATCTAATACATCCATAAACAACCGTACTTGATATGAATCCTCTCAAACACACACCCATCTAATACACCATACGATCTCCTCATACAACCATACTAGATTACTCATACAACCGTACTAGATGTCAAGATACCAAACCCAGACTCCTTCCTAGTGGCCATTCTTAATTGCATTCCAGCCCTATTCAACATCCAGTTACAAACTTCACGTTCTTTGATTCTAAATAAAGGGACAACAGTCAAAAGTAATATCAACAGACACCTGGATATATCTTCTATCTTCTGGAGCTAAAATATAATTGAAATTTCATCTTCATTTTCCTTCTTATGAATAGAGAACATATGGAGTCAAAACACTGAAGTTCCTGTTTACACAACCAACAAAATCTAATCTTAAGGACAATGATGAATGAAATAAGTGAATAGTTGGAAAATTACTAACCTATATGAGACCATGTTACCGACAGTTGGAGGATTTGACATTCTCATATATAAGGTGATACTTGAAATTTCTAGGCACATTAATGGCAGATTCCTTGACAGTCAAAAGCAAGCAAAGCCTCACCACCTAGGGGCACATATAGAAAATTAGAAAAGggaataataagaacaaaatcatatgtgtgtgtgcgcTAGAGGgcaaaaaatacattttccttcCATTATAAGGATGATGAGCGTGAGCTCTTTCAAGTATCCTAGAAAAGGACACAAAAAGACAACAAATATTGAAAGGTCAATCCAAAATAAGACTTACTTGTGATCATCATTCATAACATCTTGTGTGATAATCTCCATGATATCTTTTAGGCTCCTCTTTTTGCATTGGCACAAGGTGTTCACAAAAAGCTGAAGTAACCCATTTAAATCTCGAATGTAGCATGCCAAGTGTCCTTATCTAAGGATTAAACAACACATAATGATGATGTCATATTTCTATTTTAAAATTTGGTAAACTAAAGATATATGCGTACTAACCTCACCCAAGTGGCTGAAGGCCACATAGATTCCACCAATAACTTTAACACTCTTAGAACCAaaatgtaaaaagaaaaaaaaaagttagtaaCGTATATTATATTACTATATGTTAAGAGAACTTAAATAGAAGATTTAAAAAGATATAAAGAAAAAAGATGATTTTTTGTATTGTTATAACACACACCTCTGCCATGCCAGGCCAGTGTAATGACACCTCTTTCGATTGTGCAAGTTCCACTTCTTTAATTTGTTTCTTTAACTTCTCTTGAACACCTTTTTTATGCAATAAAACAATAAGAAACatggttttgaaattttttattgttataaaataatataaaatatatacaattaTCATACCTGGTAATTGTAAAAGAAGAAGAGATTGAATTATTTTCAAGTTCTGTTGCAACAAGTTTGTTTTAAACTCAGCCAAAGCATCTTCTCTCACAAGTAACTACAAATAGATGTaattcaaatgaaactcaaaagaGTACATAAAATTACGTTACACATGTTTAACTGGCCTCATAAAGGCAAAAAAAGTAATTATTTTAAAGAACACTCACCATGACAATTGGATCCCAGATAGAAATAACAATGCCAATATTATAGGTTACTACAAAATGTTCAAATAAATACGTAATCAGATCTTAAtctaataaaaatcaaaattaagcaaagtatgtatataagtttttagaTATTACTGTCTGGAAAGAACTCATAGCTGCTAACATGCATTTTCACATTATCAAATCATAAATAAACTTTATATCCTTATTTGAAATGAGAAAATATGTCCTCATGTATGCCTCTTCCAAAATAGAGGTTTGGCTGTAAAAATTCACAAAATTCAGAATGAAACAAGAAGCATGTAACACGTAAATGAACTTGTCTGAATAGAAGTAATGAAATAATGTTTAGAAACATGTTCCTTATTTACTTATCGGACATAGAGAGTATATCCATAAAATTCATAGCAAATTGAACTAAGAAAGCTTTGCTGAAATTCGGTCACTTCACCAAAATCATGATCCTAGGGAAGAACAAAAACCTGATTTCATTGAAGGTAAAACAAACAACATTAAACCCTAACATTTTAAAAACTAATTTTGTGTTCATTGGACCTAATTTCTTAAAAATCCCTATTCTTACAAACTAATTTAAAACTACCCTATATACGTATAAAGAACTCACCCATCCATGATCCATTCACTACTACCAACAAAAAGCACATCCTAACTATCTTTTATTTTGACCAAATTTATAGTTTTTAATGGAAAAATGTTGTCACACACCTCTAACAGAGAAGCCTATTATTTAGAGCTTTCTATGATTTATTCAATACATTGCAAACTCATAACAATAGTAATCTAAAAACCCTAGCGTATCCTTAGACATTAGTTGCTCATACTCTTGTGTACAAAACCTTTAATGTCAAAAAAATCATTCCCACATCCATTAgaatataatcatatatataatataccCATAACATAAATTAATGCCTTTTGTATTGAAGATTGAAGAATACCTTTTCAGTTATGATACCAGATATTAAATTAGTTGGTGTAACATCAAAAGCTGGATTCCAAATACAAATCTCAGAAGTTGCAACTTGTTCTCCCATACCACCACATGTGTTAAGTAACTCCTTTGGCAATCTTTCTTCTATAACAATTTCATTCCCGGAAGATAATGacaagtcaactgaagtcaaggGGGCCGCAACGTAAAATTGAACACCATGATGTTTAGCAGATAACGCTAGGCTATATGTTCCAATCTTGTTCGCAGTGTCACCTAAAatcaaatttaatttttttagattAAAAGTAACAAAAGATTTGCGGATAAAATAGTAATAACATACCATTAGCAGTAACACGATAAGCTCCAACAATGACATAATGGATAGATCTAGTTTTCATTAAAGCAGCAGCTGCAGAATTTGCTATAAGAGTCGCGGGTATTTTGTCATGAACTAATTCATAAGCTGTCAATCTTGATCCCTACACTTTCACAAATGAACAAAAACAGTATTGATCGAGTCAGACATTTCATCGAACACCTAGGGTGCACACACAACTAAAGAACTATTCCATATTTCCATGTAATAATGAAGATTGTTTACTTGGTTAAATGGACGGGTTTCTGTACAATAAGCTCTTTCTAGTACTTCATCAACATGTAGTGCACGGATTACTCCAAGAGCTGTTCCAAATCCAAATGTTGCAAGACTATTGAAATGAAACAATAAAGTACAAATCATAAGAACATGTAGCTCAAGATCTAGAGTTTGTCATGTAAAGAGGGAGATGACTAGCCTACCAGTATTATAATGtgtcaaaacagaaaatttcttAGATTCCTTTTGTTAAATTTGAATGAAAGAAGATCCATATGACCTGATTGCTTTATTGGAGGCAACATCATCTTCCAGCATTACTTCAGCAGCTTCAATGTAAGCCTGAAAAAGCAAAGAACAGAAAGTAACTAAATCAAACATGAATACATGATATGAATTACAAGGAGAGAGAGAGGAATTACAAGGAACACTTGGTTAGCATCTGTAGCAGTTGCAACAGAGTTTGTTACAATCTTTTTAAGTTTAGTTGCAACATCTGAAAGATTCACAGCTGTTGGACGACTGTGAAACAATAGAACAAATCAAGAAAAAGTTCTGAGGAAACACTACACTTCAGCAGCATCTCGAATCTCCAAATAGATTGTATCAAGAGGAAGTTTTCTCTGCTCAAAACAACAGTTACAATTAAATGAAATGAAGTGAATATGAAGGAGAAAGGGGACCTGATCAAGTAGCTGAAGTGAGCCACGGTGATAACAGATGGCTTGCATAGATGAGTCGGCTTGAGATGCCATTGATGGAAATTGGAAGCAACTGCAATTCAGCAAAAAAGTAAACCAATCTTAACGAAATTAAAGGTTGGATACAAATAAGTTGGATTGAGTCGCGGAACACATGTAGACGAAGACGAAACTTGCTGGAGGGACGTGAGTCGTGAGTGAGGTGATCGACGGAGTCGGAGGCAGCTTAAGGCGAATGATATTCGGAGTAGAAAGGTGAAAAAAATGTTCTCAAATATCTATAAGAAGAACTACAATCATCTAGATGGTAATCGGTGGATTTATCTACAAGAATTTGAAATTATCGACTTACCTCAACTTGACCTTGTAGTGACTGAACGTAATTGATGATTTCATCGAGCATGAGTGCTTTTCCAGTGACTTAAGAACATGATTTCACATTTTGATTTCATCGACCATGAGTGCTTTTCGAGTGACCTAAGAACACGATTCTGAATTGGCGACGAAGACGAACCGGAAGCCTTTAAAGGTGGCGACCTGGAGGTGGTGGATTCTCTTTCTACGACACCAGCGGCTCTGAGTTTGATGACACAGGCGGTGTAGGATTGTCTTTCTACGACACTAGCGGCTCTCAATTTGATTAAGGAGGAAGACGAAGCAATAAGCGGTGGAATGTATTTAGGGCTTAACCAAAGAATGGGTGTTGGGAAGAAGTAGACGATAATGGAGTCGGGGTTGCGTTTGTGGAGGCTTCGCAGTTGGCAAGATATCCTATAATCGGAGAGCAGCAACGTATAGGGCGGTGGTGGTGACAGGGTTTTGGCTCTAAACTGTAAAGAATAAAGATGGTGAGGTTAATCTAGTAATTTGGAAGATAGATGGTGATGGGGAAAAACGGTCGTCTTTGATTGGAAGTCGACCGCGGTGGGAGACACTCGGAAGGGTCGAAGAATCAGCAGATGGCGGAAGGTGAATGGAAGAGCTACTGTAGACAAGTCTCCCCTGATTTAAGTGTATATATAATACGCCTTTAATTAGAAACATACATCCCTTTCTAGTACGGGTTTTATTATATCCGTATTATATTATGGTGTATTGTATTAACCTTTTTCCAGTAGTGATATATATATTTGATGGCCGGTTCCTGGTTAATAAATTCGGGTATATGATGATTAACTTTGGTTCAAATATCTAGTATCTATAATGTAAGAATAATTTGTCATTTCCAATCGTGTGTAACTACTCTCTGGACACAAAAATTTAAGAAAAAGAAAGATCAGCCCAATATTCCATTTATCGACTTTCAAGTTTTCAACCATGGTGAGAAAGGGATATATGGGCTTTATTTTTGTACAACGCTTCCGGGAAATTAGCCTTACGTCTTCCTATTAGGAGAGGTAGAACATCAGGGATAATATAAATGTCTAAACTAAGTGTAAGAttcatgtattatatgagttaattaaaaaaataaaatataaatatctaaatatttaagaactttagatttataagaaaataagaaaaataatgaattattaaaattgattttttttatcttttgaatttatataaataaacaaaataaactaatgagctttaatttgagaattttgaaataagaaggtaagtccattaattgatattcatttattactatatttattataattattacattatagtattatgtggaatttattaaaatagaaaaacccataaaatgacatgtataaaacaaattaattcaaaataacaacaaaataacatttgacaaattgaatgaaagTATGATATGTGATAAAAAATCTCCATTTATTAGAATTTATTAGAATAAAAGTTTTAACATACtgataaacaaataaaaagaaaatcCTAAAGATAATAGGTAATCAATTAGAATTTAGACTTTTAAAAATGAATAGTTCATATTTCCAATGTCATATAAGTTTCAATGGTAGAAACCCCTATAACAATGTAACGGtgttttggaaaatttggtttacTACACGaagttttattataaaaaatattaatgcatttttgtgtgtgttttttttaaacGACAAATATAACCTACTTCTAAACTACACATTAAATTCACCAATATATATAACGAAACTTGAACCTTTAACCTCAATAAAAGAGGAAAACACCGAATATCGTTGGACTATAAGccttttggttttgtgttttcgtacataaatatttaatttattattatatcATTATACATTTTAATTTAATGTATTATTATATCATTATACCTTTCAATTTACTgaaatattaaaaat includes these proteins:
- the LOC122194482 gene encoding callose synthase 4-like; translation: MHVSSYEFFPDITYNIGIVISIWDPIVMLLVREDALAEFKTNLLQQNLKIIQSLLLLQLPGVQEKLKKQIKEVELAQSKEVSLHWPGMAESVKVIGGIYVAFSHLGEIRTLGMLHSRFKWVTSAFCEHLVPMQKEEPKRYHGDYHTRCYE
- the LOC111897967 gene encoding LOW QUALITY PROTEIN: methylthioribose-1-phosphate isomerase (The sequence of the model RefSeq protein was modified relative to this genomic sequence to represent the inferred CDS: substituted 3 bases at 3 genomic stop codons), with amino-acid sequence MKSSITFSHYKVKLSCFQFPSMASQADSSMQAICYHRGSLQLLDQRKLPLDTIYLEIRDAAEVXCFLRTFSXFVLLFHSRPTAVNLSDVATKLKKIVTNSVATATDANQVFLAYIEAAEVMLEDDVASNKAIRSYGSSFIQIXQKESKKFSVLTHYNTGSLATFGFGTALGVIRALHVDEVLERAYCTETRPFNQGSRLTAYELVHDKIPATLIANSAAAALMKTRSIHYVIVGAYRVTANGDTANKIGTYSLALSAKHHGVQFYVAAPLTSVDLSLSSGNEIVIEERLPKELLNTCGGMGEQVATSEICIWNPAFDVTPTNLISGIITEKVFFNRCGNDFFDIKGFVHKSMSN